In the Vicinamibacteria bacterium genome, one interval contains:
- the ppx gene encoding exopolyphosphatase: MEDRNHSDTFAAVDLGSNSFHMKIARLIEDEVHEVDRLRERVRLAGGLTDDKTLSEDALARAFTALEKFGERLRDVPPKQVRAVGTNTLRQVKDPRKVLNRASKALGHPIEIISGQEEARLIFLGVSHSLPFADERRLVVDIGGGSTECIIGEGFESSRVASLFMGCVSFTTRYFPDGVITQQNMKRAQTAAQVELETIVDRFKNLGWDRAYGSSGTIHAVAAVIRESGWGQHITRKGVKKLAKALVDAGRISRLALPGLSADRAAVFPGGVAILRSVVESLEVEPMEPASGALREGVLYDLIGRIRHEDTRERTIQRLVEQYRIDTAQADRVERTALALWKQLAAPWGVSEHEDRLQLIWAARLHEIGITISYTHYQRHGAYIVSNAELAGFSRDDQQLLAALIEVHRRKLTSVPFDKLTQLDVQKAMRLAIILRIAVLLNRGRSPRPLPPIAAATAKTHLSLAFPDDWLEEHPLTRADLEAEARVLKKVGFELAFS; encoded by the coding sequence ACCGCTTGCGCGAGCGCGTGCGGCTCGCCGGCGGTCTCACCGACGACAAGACGTTGAGCGAAGACGCCCTCGCCCGGGCGTTCACCGCCCTGGAGAAGTTCGGGGAGCGATTGCGGGACGTACCGCCCAAACAGGTGCGCGCGGTCGGCACGAACACCCTTCGTCAGGTCAAGGACCCGAGAAAGGTCCTCAACCGGGCCTCGAAAGCTCTCGGGCACCCGATCGAGATCATCTCGGGACAAGAAGAGGCACGTCTCATCTTTCTCGGCGTGTCCCACTCCCTTCCCTTCGCGGACGAGCGCCGTCTCGTCGTCGACATCGGCGGGGGATCGACCGAATGCATCATCGGTGAGGGTTTCGAGTCCAGCCGCGTCGCCAGCCTCTTCATGGGGTGTGTTTCCTTCACGACTCGGTACTTCCCCGACGGCGTCATCACCCAACAGAACATGAAGCGCGCCCAGACCGCGGCCCAGGTGGAGCTCGAGACGATCGTGGACCGATTCAAGAACCTTGGCTGGGATCGGGCCTACGGTTCATCGGGCACGATTCACGCGGTCGCGGCCGTGATTCGGGAGAGCGGCTGGGGACAACACATCACTCGAAAAGGCGTCAAGAAGCTCGCCAAGGCGCTCGTGGACGCGGGACGCATCTCGCGGCTTGCCCTTCCCGGTCTGAGCGCCGACCGAGCCGCGGTGTTTCCCGGCGGGGTCGCGATCCTCCGAAGCGTGGTCGAAAGCCTCGAGGTCGAGCCGATGGAGCCAGCGAGCGGGGCGCTACGCGAGGGGGTGCTCTACGACTTGATTGGGCGCATCCGCCATGAGGACACACGCGAGAGGACCATTCAACGGCTCGTGGAGCAGTACCGCATCGATACCGCCCAGGCCGACCGGGTCGAGCGGACCGCGCTCGCGCTCTGGAAGCAGCTCGCGGCACCTTGGGGCGTTTCCGAGCACGAGGACCGGCTTCAGCTGATCTGGGCCGCCCGGCTGCACGAGATCGGCATCACGATTTCTTACACCCATTACCAGCGACACGGCGCCTACATCGTGTCGAACGCGGAGCTCGCCGGCTTCTCCCGTGACGACCAGCAACTATTGGCCGCTCTGATCGAGGTTCACCGGAGAAAGCTCACGAGCGTCCCATTCGACAAGCTGACCCAGTTGGACGTTCAGAAGGCGATGCGGCTCGCCATCATTCTGCGAATCGCCGTGCTGCTCAATCGCGGCCGGAGCCCGAGGCCGCTCCCTCCCATCGCCGCGGCGACGGCGAAGACCCATCTTTCACTTGCCTTCCCCGACGACTGGCTCGAGGAGCACCCGCTCACGCGAGCCGACCTGGAAGCCGAAGCACGGGTGCTGAAAAAGGTCGGCTTCGAGCTGGCGTTTTCTTGA